Proteins from a genomic interval of Lolium perenne isolate Kyuss_39 chromosome 1, Kyuss_2.0, whole genome shotgun sequence:
- the LOC127327635 gene encoding phospholipase A1-II 7, producing MAPTANAHMSSPKLEEGSIATPWEQLQGSCSWEGLLEPLNADLRASLIAYGELAEAAYDGFDADENSPHAGSCIYDQAGLLAASGVSHPEYYTITKFLNATWEPLLGQSLESMAIGNALFVQQPEKPGRSESRTNWIGYVAVATDEGAKALGRRDIVVAWRGTVKILEYPKDVEFRYKSAAQVLAGDFSDAKVRSGILDVYTTNNPVEKHIMPMIVRNSARDQVLAEVRKQVEAYKEEKTSITVTGHNLGASLATLNAVDIVANGYNVPGSRPEQTPCPVTAILFASPHVGDDNFKSAFASFPALRALHVRNAGDKVPPADENMDVATAVLHINMDRSPYLNLRLNDDVTRHNLECYLHGLAGDQGDAKDFEMVVDRDVALVNKSADALKDDYPVPANWWAINHKHKVKGVVGRWTFDNINDL from the exons ATGGCACCCACCGCGAACGCTCACATGTCGTCGCCGAAGCTtgaagaaggaagcatcgccacccCGTGGGAACAGCTCCAGGGCTCGTGCTCGTGGGAAGGGCTCCTGGAACCACTCAACGCCGATCTCCGGGCCTCCCTCATCGCCTACGGCGAGCTCGCTGAGGCCGCGTACGACGGGTTCGACGCTGACGAGAACTCGCCACACGCCGGCTCGTGCATCTACGACCAGGCCGGCCTGCTCGCCGCCTCCGGCGTGTCCCACCCCGAGTACTACACCATCACCAAGTTCCTGAATGCGACCTGGGAGCCGCTTCTAGGGCAGTCGCTGGAGTCGATGGCGATAGGCAACGCATTGTTCGTGCAGCAGCCGGAGAAGCCAGGGCGAAGCGAGAGTCGGACCAACTGGATCGGGtacgtggcggtggcgacggacgAGGGTGCCAAGGCGCTGGGGCGGCGCGACATCGTCGTGGCGTGGCGCGGCACCGTGAAGATCCTGGAGTATCCCAAAGACGTGGAGTTCCGGTACAAGTCCGCCGCGCAGGTGCTGGCCGGCGATTTCTCCGACGCAAAGGTCCGATCTGGCATCCTTGACGTGTACACGACGAACAACCCAGTTGAGAAACATATAATGCCCATGATCGTAAGGAACAGCGCCAGAGATCAG GTGCTGGCGGAAGTGAGGAAGCAAGTGGAGGCGTACAAGGAAGAGAAGACCAGCATCACCGTCACCGGCCACAACCTCGGCGCCTCGCTCGCCACCCTCAACGCCGTCGACATAGTGGCCAACGGCTATAACGTCCCCGGCTCCAGACCGGAGCAGACGCCATGCCCGGTGACGGCGATTCTGTTCGCGAGCCCTCACGTCGGGGACGACAACTTCAAGTCCGCCTTCGCCTCCTTCCCTGCTCTCCGTGCCCTCCACGTGAGGAACGCCGGCGACAAGGTGCCGCCGGCAGACGAAAACATGGACGTGGCGACCGCGGTTCTGCACATCAACATGGACAGGTCGCCCTACCTCAACCTGCGCCTGAACGATGACGTCACGCGCCACAACCTCGAGTGTTACTTGCATGGACTTGCTGGGGACCAAGGTGATGCCAAGGACTTCGAGATGGTGGTGGACCGGGATGTTGCGTTGGTGAACAAGAGTGCCGACGCGCTCAAAGACGACTACCCGGTGCCGGCAAACTGGTGGGCCATTAATCACAAGCACAAGGTCAAGGGCGTCGTTGGCCGCTGGACCTTCGACAACATCAATGATTTATAA